From the Pseudomonas baltica genome, one window contains:
- a CDS encoding allantoin permease — MAALSQSSQTGEDPAHHPVSTEARMGRLSLTMAWWAVCSAMFYIVVGASLALSFGARNALIGMVLSVISYGLVNSVLSRFAIRSGLSVALFSRLLFGSTGACLATLIFFSTAIYYAVFEGSVIAVALNHLYPELVYPLAALAVVLYSVPMILGSVQHWLDKLNGVLLPVYLGGLLVAVGLSISRYGYQPQWLDFGPATPSAFGWWDCFVAYMGVWVLMLFTFDYARFGKPEDAEYHGRWNFGMPFYAVTFLLNGAAGIYLVSSIPHEGALNEVSVVMAVLQLMGLWGLLFVWATQTRINTANYYLATLNMQAFFGRFGLRGSYLMWAVAVGVIVYGLMLADVFAYILKALAYQGIFVVAWVGVALAQIVYGRSDVAALERAVAFNPVGLTAWFGATAWGLVLMFSGGGLSSFSAPSTVIVAFALQAGLSHRSRLRLRLAD; from the coding sequence ATGGCTGCTTTATCGCAATCGAGTCAAACCGGGGAAGACCCGGCGCATCATCCTGTCTCCACCGAAGCGCGCATGGGCCGTCTGTCCCTGACCATGGCTTGGTGGGCGGTGTGCAGCGCGATGTTTTACATCGTGGTGGGTGCTTCATTGGCGTTGTCGTTCGGTGCGCGCAATGCGCTGATCGGCATGGTCCTGTCGGTGATCAGTTATGGACTGGTCAACAGCGTGCTCAGCCGTTTTGCGATTCGCAGCGGCTTGTCGGTGGCGTTGTTTTCACGGCTATTGTTCGGCAGCACCGGGGCGTGCCTGGCGACGTTGATTTTCTTCTCGACCGCGATCTATTACGCGGTGTTCGAAGGTTCGGTGATCGCCGTCGCACTCAATCACCTGTACCCGGAACTGGTCTATCCGCTGGCGGCATTGGCGGTGGTGCTCTACAGCGTGCCGATGATCCTGGGCAGCGTGCAGCACTGGCTGGACAAGCTCAACGGCGTGTTGCTGCCCGTGTACCTCGGTGGTTTGCTGGTGGCGGTGGGGCTATCGATCAGCCGTTACGGCTACCAGCCGCAATGGCTGGATTTCGGCCCGGCAACGCCCAGTGCATTCGGCTGGTGGGATTGTTTTGTCGCCTACATGGGCGTCTGGGTGTTGATGCTGTTCACCTTCGACTATGCGCGTTTCGGCAAACCTGAAGACGCCGAGTATCACGGTCGCTGGAACTTCGGCATGCCGTTCTACGCGGTGACATTTCTGCTCAACGGCGCGGCGGGCATTTACCTGGTCAGCAGCATTCCCCACGAAGGGGCGCTGAACGAAGTCTCGGTGGTGATGGCGGTTTTGCAGTTGATGGGCCTGTGGGGTTTGCTTTTTGTCTGGGCAACGCAAACCAGGATCAATACTGCCAACTACTACTTGGCGACCCTGAACATGCAGGCATTCTTTGGTCGATTTGGCCTTCGCGGTTCTTACCTGATGTGGGCAGTGGCGGTGGGGGTGATCGTCTACGGCTTGATGCTCGCGGACGTGTTTGCCTACATCCTCAAGGCGCTGGCCTATCAGGGGATTTTCGTGGTGGCCTGGGTGGGTGTGGCGTTAGCGCAGATTGTCTACGGACGCAGTGACGTGGCAGCGCTCGAACGGGCGGTCGCGTTTAACCCGGTGGGCTTGACGGCCTGGTTTGGCGCCACCGCATGGGGTCTTGTGTTGATGTTTTCCGGCGGCGGCCTGAGCAGCTTTTCCGCACCATCTACCGTGATAGTTGCATTTGCCTTGCAAGCAGGCTTATCCCATCGAAGCCGGTTGCGGTTACGGTTGGCAGACTAG
- a CDS encoding GFA family protein, whose product MPGAYQGSCLCAEVGYELLVPPKAVSHCHCSQCRKAHGAAFASYGSVPRSALRILRGANNLKTYASSQTVLREFCAECGSTLFWSRCEGEFADWISVALGTLDTPFQPHKQKHVHVDSAALWDKSSGCRSKSD is encoded by the coding sequence ATGCCAGGGGCATATCAAGGAAGCTGCCTTTGCGCAGAGGTCGGTTATGAGTTGCTCGTCCCTCCCAAAGCAGTAAGCCATTGTCATTGCAGCCAGTGCCGCAAGGCTCACGGAGCAGCGTTTGCATCGTATGGCAGCGTTCCGCGTAGCGCGCTAAGAATTCTTCGCGGCGCCAACAACCTCAAGACCTATGCATCCTCGCAGACGGTGTTGCGCGAGTTCTGTGCAGAGTGCGGTTCGACCCTGTTCTGGTCACGTTGTGAGGGTGAATTTGCCGACTGGATTTCGGTAGCGCTAGGCACGCTTGATACGCCATTCCAGCCCCACAAACAAAAGCACGTCCACGTCGATTCCGCAGCCCTCTGGGACAAGTCATCTGGCTGTCGCTCAAAATCTGACTGA
- a CDS encoding allophanate hydrolase subunit 1: MSTPIRYSFGADEHLFAEVSDSMSLDAFFKGLAVTRAVERLALDGVLDICLANASFQIRFDPDRIAPHTLLEAVKIAEAGAVAERTLHTRIIEIPVLYNDPWTHETLMRFRDRHQDPSATDLEYAARINGLADVDAFIAAHSGAPWFVSMVGFVAGLPFMFQMVERERQLQVPKYLRPRTDTPKLTLGHGGCFGCIYSVRGAGGYQMFGVTPAPIYDPQQNLAYLKEHMVFFRPGDIVQFKPMDREAYDRAVAEVEAGCFDLRIRPVEFSLDAFLADPVGYPKSLQEVLA, encoded by the coding sequence ATGAGTACTCCTATCCGCTACAGCTTTGGCGCCGACGAGCATTTGTTTGCCGAAGTCAGCGACAGCATGTCCCTGGACGCTTTCTTCAAAGGTCTGGCCGTCACCCGCGCCGTGGAACGCCTGGCGCTGGATGGCGTGCTCGATATCTGCCTGGCTAACGCGTCATTCCAGATTCGTTTCGACCCGGATCGCATCGCCCCTCACACCTTGCTCGAAGCGGTAAAAATCGCCGAGGCCGGGGCCGTCGCCGAGCGCACGTTGCACACGCGCATCATCGAGATTCCCGTGCTTTACAACGACCCTTGGACCCACGAAACCCTGATGCGTTTTCGCGATCGCCATCAAGACCCGAGCGCCACGGACCTGGAATACGCCGCACGAATCAACGGTCTGGCCGACGTCGATGCATTCATCGCGGCCCACAGTGGTGCGCCGTGGTTTGTCTCGATGGTCGGCTTCGTTGCCGGGTTGCCATTCATGTTCCAGATGGTCGAGCGCGAGCGTCAGTTGCAGGTGCCCAAGTACCTGCGCCCGCGCACCGACACACCGAAATTGACCCTTGGTCACGGCGGTTGCTTTGGTTGCATCTACTCAGTGCGCGGCGCCGGCGGTTATCAGATGTTTGGTGTCACGCCCGCGCCGATCTACGACCCGCAACAGAACCTCGCGTACCTGAAAGAACACATGGTGTTTTTCCGTCCAGGCGACATCGTGCAGTTCAAACCGATGGACCGTGAAGCCTATGACCGAGCGGTGGCCGAAGTGGAAGCCGGTTGCTTTGATCTGCGGATTCGGCCGGTGGAGTTTTCACTGGACGCGTTCCTCGCCGATCCCGTTGGCTATCCCAAGTCGTTGCAGGAGGTGTTGGCATGA
- a CDS encoding VOC family protein, giving the protein MISHIFLGIGDFDRAYSFYSRLMAELGLKLKFCDASKPWAGWIAKDSPRPVFVIGRPFDDNASDPGNGHMVALLAPDREAVRKSYSTALATGGICEGEPGLRPHYHPDYYGAYFRDPDGNKICICCHDAVSV; this is encoded by the coding sequence ATGATCTCTCACATTTTTTTAGGTATCGGTGATTTTGATCGCGCCTATAGCTTTTACTCCAGGCTAATGGCCGAACTCGGCCTCAAACTCAAGTTTTGCGATGCGAGTAAACCTTGGGCAGGCTGGATCGCTAAAGACTCGCCCCGTCCAGTCTTTGTCATAGGCAGACCCTTTGACGATAACGCGAGCGATCCGGGAAACGGTCACATGGTGGCTCTCCTTGCACCAGATCGAGAAGCAGTCAGAAAGAGCTACTCAACAGCTCTAGCGACAGGTGGAATCTGTGAAGGAGAGCCCGGGTTGAGGCCCCACTACCACCCTGACTACTATGGCGCCTACTTTCGAGACCCGGACGGCAACAAGATTTGTATCTGCTGCCACGATGCAGTATCAGTTTAA
- a CDS encoding 5-oxoprolinase subunit PxpA: MQAVDFNSDMGEGFGPWTIGDGVDNELMGFISSANIATGFHAGDPSTMRRTVEQAKRLGVAIGAHPGFRDLVGFGRRHINAPAQELVDDMLYQLGALRELARVQGVALQHIKPHGALYMHLARDEEAARLLVENLQRLEPELLLYCMPDSVIWRVATELGQPVIREFYADREYDLSGSIVFTRNVRAYDPAHVAERVLRACQQGVVRTVEGEDLAIEFDSICLHSDTPGALALVEATRKALDGAGIEVRAPR; encoded by the coding sequence ATGCAGGCAGTAGATTTCAACTCTGACATGGGCGAAGGCTTTGGCCCTTGGACCATCGGCGATGGCGTCGACAATGAGCTGATGGGCTTCATCAGTTCGGCCAACATCGCCACCGGATTTCATGCCGGCGACCCCAGCACCATGCGTCGTACCGTCGAGCAGGCCAAGCGCCTGGGCGTGGCCATCGGCGCGCATCCGGGGTTTCGCGACTTGGTTGGTTTTGGCCGTCGGCACATCAATGCGCCGGCCCAGGAACTGGTCGACGATATGCTCTATCAGTTGGGCGCCTTGCGTGAACTCGCCCGGGTCCAAGGCGTGGCCCTGCAACACATCAAACCCCACGGCGCGCTCTACATGCACCTGGCCCGAGACGAAGAGGCCGCCCGCTTGCTGGTGGAGAACCTCCAACGTCTGGAACCGGAGTTGCTGCTGTATTGCATGCCCGATTCTGTGATCTGGCGGGTTGCCACGGAACTCGGCCAACCGGTGATCCGCGAGTTCTACGCCGACCGCGAATACGACCTCAGCGGCTCCATCGTCTTCACCCGCAACGTGCGGGCTTACGACCCGGCCCACGTCGCCGAGCGAGTGCTGCGTGCTTGCCAACAAGGCGTGGTGCGCACCGTCGAGGGCGAAGACCTGGCGATTGAGTTCGATTCCATCTGCTTGCACAGCGACACACCGGGCGCCCTGGCGTTGGTCGAAGCCACGCGCAAGGCACTTGATGGCGCGGGCATAGAGGTACGAGCACCGCGCTGA
- a CDS encoding biotin-dependent carboxyltransferase family protein, which translates to MIKVLKPGLATSVQDLGREGYYHLGIPPSGALDQYALSAANQLVGNPAGLAALECTLLGPELEFQQDALVAVSGAHMTPRVDGVEMHHDTAFTVKAGQVLRFDFPKAGARAYIAVAGGIDVPMVLGSRATYALGALGGFKGRSLVAGDELPVGIASGKSRAGASLPMVLRQSLGGEITLRVVPGLYYHRLTESAAKSFFAEPWTVGSEADRIGYRFKGGSALSFQPREQPFGAGSDPSNIVDSCYPIGSIQVPAGLEPIVLHRDAVSGGGYAMIGTVISADLDLIGQMQPNQKARFVAVTLEGALEARRSHKKKLSCLSKLFPS; encoded by the coding sequence ATGATCAAGGTCCTCAAACCCGGCCTCGCCACTTCGGTACAAGACCTGGGCCGCGAAGGGTATTACCACTTGGGCATTCCGCCGTCCGGCGCGCTTGATCAATACGCCTTGAGCGCGGCCAATCAATTGGTCGGCAACCCGGCAGGTCTGGCGGCGCTGGAATGCACGCTGCTCGGGCCTGAGTTGGAGTTTCAGCAGGATGCATTGGTGGCGGTCAGCGGCGCGCACATGACGCCACGGGTCGATGGCGTGGAAATGCACCATGACACCGCGTTCACTGTGAAGGCCGGGCAAGTGCTGCGCTTTGACTTTCCCAAGGCTGGTGCCCGCGCTTATATCGCGGTGGCCGGCGGTATTGATGTGCCGATGGTGCTCGGCAGTCGCGCCACCTATGCGCTGGGCGCGCTCGGCGGTTTCAAGGGGCGAAGCCTGGTTGCAGGCGACGAATTGCCGGTGGGCATCGCCAGTGGCAAGAGCCGCGCCGGGGCCAGTTTGCCCATGGTGTTACGGCAATCATTGGGTGGCGAAATCACCCTGCGGGTGGTGCCCGGTTTGTACTACCACCGCTTGACTGAATCGGCTGCGAAGAGCTTTTTCGCCGAGCCGTGGACGGTGGGTTCGGAAGCCGACCGCATCGGCTATCGCTTCAAGGGCGGCAGCGCGCTGAGCTTTCAGCCGCGGGAGCAGCCGTTCGGCGCCGGTTCCGATCCGTCGAACATCGTCGACAGTTGCTACCCGATCGGCTCGATCCAGGTGCCCGCCGGGCTCGAACCCATCGTGCTGCACCGTGATGCGGTGTCCGGTGGCGGCTACGCGATGATTGGCACGGTGATCAGCGCTGACCTCGATTTGATCGGCCAAATGCAACCCAACCAGAAGGCCCGCTTTGTCGCGGTAACCCTCGAAGGGGCGCTGGAAGCGCGACGTTCCCATAAGAAAAAACTCAGCTGCCTGAGCAAGCTGTTTCCTTCCTGA
- a CDS encoding acetyl-CoA carboxylase → MAEHTVITPLPGTFYRKATPESTNFVEVGAQVSADTVIGLIEVMKQFSELSAGTAGRLSAFLVEDGDPVEPGQVVATLDDE, encoded by the coding sequence ATGGCCGAACACACTGTTATCACCCCGTTGCCGGGAACCTTCTATCGCAAAGCCACCCCGGAATCGACGAACTTCGTCGAGGTTGGTGCGCAGGTCAGCGCCGACACGGTGATTGGTCTGATCGAGGTTATGAAGCAGTTCTCCGAACTGTCCGCCGGGACGGCCGGTCGCCTCAGTGCCTTTCTGGTAGAAGACGGTGATCCGGTGGAACCGGGTCAAGTCGTCGCAACCCTCGACGACGAGTGA
- a CDS encoding DUF1203 domain-containing protein, with translation MTFRISGLSPEPFQALFGLPDQALAALGVKRYQVDSDPGFPDRIELKDAQIGQSVLLLNHVCQPADTPYRASHAIFVREGATQVYDAVGQVPEAMRIRLLSLRAYADSGMMIDADVVAGTDIEAVIARMFADPQVSYIHVHHAKRGCYAARIDRV, from the coding sequence ATGACTTTTCGTATTTCCGGACTTTCCCCCGAACCCTTTCAGGCGTTGTTTGGCCTGCCCGATCAGGCGCTGGCAGCGCTCGGCGTCAAACGCTATCAGGTCGACAGCGACCCTGGTTTTCCTGACCGCATCGAGTTGAAAGACGCCCAGATAGGCCAAAGCGTGCTGTTGCTCAACCATGTTTGCCAGCCAGCCGATACGCCATACCGGGCCTCGCACGCGATCTTCGTGCGTGAAGGCGCCACGCAGGTTTATGACGCCGTGGGACAGGTGCCTGAGGCCATGCGTATCCGCCTGCTGTCGCTGCGTGCTTACGCCGACAGCGGGATGATGATCGACGCCGATGTCGTCGCAGGGACAGACATAGAAGCCGTGATTGCACGAATGTTCGCCGATCCGCAGGTCAGCTATATTCATGTGCATCATGCCAAGCGAGGGTGTTATGCGGCGCGGATAGATCGGGTGTGA
- a CDS encoding LysR family transcriptional regulator, which yields MSLTLRQVRYFVATAEIGQISQAAIHLNISQSAVTTAIKELESILGTLLFQRSAQGMSLTDAGRHFLNRAYVILRSVDDALNSPLPDIRASGVLRLAASYTVIGYFLPHHLQRLEHWHPDVAIEVHEQERTAIEQGLLEGRFDMAVVLTANLTHPDIVSEILFNSERRLWLPSRHPLCERSAVSLADVAKEPYVLLTVDEAEQSAMRYWEHARQQPNVRVRTSSVEAVRSMVANGSGVAILSDLVHRPWSLEGKRIETLTVTDKVTPMSVGLAWHREREFSPAMQAFRNYFHDAFLAPQQLSARR from the coding sequence ATGTCCCTGACCCTGCGCCAAGTCCGTTATTTCGTCGCCACCGCCGAGATCGGGCAAATCTCTCAGGCCGCGATTCATTTGAATATTTCCCAGTCGGCGGTTACCACGGCGATCAAGGAACTGGAAAGCATCCTTGGCACGCTGTTGTTCCAGCGCTCGGCCCAGGGCATGAGCCTGACCGACGCCGGGCGGCACTTTTTGAATCGGGCCTACGTGATTTTGCGCAGCGTCGATGACGCGTTGAACAGCCCGTTGCCGGACATCCGCGCCAGTGGTGTATTGCGCTTGGCAGCGAGCTATACGGTGATCGGTTACTTTCTGCCGCACCACCTGCAACGGCTTGAACACTGGCATCCGGACGTGGCCATCGAAGTCCACGAACAAGAGCGGACGGCCATCGAGCAGGGTCTGCTGGAAGGTCGATTCGACATGGCAGTGGTGCTCACCGCAAACCTCACTCACCCGGACATCGTCTCGGAGATTCTCTTCAACTCCGAGCGCCGGTTATGGCTGCCCAGCCGCCATCCCCTGTGTGAGCGTTCGGCAGTCAGCCTCGCCGACGTTGCGAAGGAACCTTACGTTCTGCTGACCGTTGACGAAGCCGAACAAAGTGCCATGCGCTACTGGGAACATGCGCGACAGCAGCCAAACGTGCGGGTGCGGACCAGTTCAGTCGAAGCGGTGCGCAGCATGGTCGCCAATGGCAGCGGCGTGGCAATCCTCTCGGACTTGGTGCACCGCCCCTGGTCACTGGAAGGAAAACGCATCGAAACCCTGACAGTCACCGACAAGGTGACGCCGATGAGTGTCGGACTGGCGTGGCATCGCGAGCGCGAATTCAGCCCGGCGATGCAGGCGTTTCGTAACTATTTCCACGATGCATTTTTGGCGCCGCAACAGCTGTCTGCGCGACGCTGA
- a CDS encoding LysR substrate-binding domain-containing protein — protein sequence MDNLPPLRALQIFNIVGRCGGIAEAARRLGISTGAVSQQMKILEDSLGMSLTVKDGKRIRLTAVGERYHRNCAAAFESLQVGRAEVELAKNTSNLRVSGLPSLMSKWLVPQVYTWQDRFPHVDLFLEARHAEPATDGYAIDFRITYGDGVPDTGNAIELFRDCIVPVCSPGLLDKQAPIIHAEQLLEYPLLSVDWLPSFASPPSWRDWFDAQQVDCATLNDGHRVFSLSSMAIQAAIENRGFVLAQYAMVCADLEAGHLVMPLARPLFLPSSYYLIWSNSAFEKPWGRDFHRWLVARGKDQHEANQRLYV from the coding sequence ATGGATAATTTGCCGCCCCTGAGAGCCCTGCAGATCTTCAATATCGTCGGTCGCTGCGGCGGCATTGCCGAGGCGGCGCGTCGCCTCGGGATTTCGACCGGCGCGGTCAGTCAGCAGATGAAAATCCTCGAGGACAGCCTCGGGATGAGCCTCACGGTAAAGGATGGCAAGCGCATCCGCCTGACTGCCGTGGGCGAGCGTTATCACCGCAATTGCGCCGCCGCTTTCGAGAGTTTGCAGGTAGGTAGAGCCGAAGTGGAACTGGCGAAAAACACCAGCAACCTGCGCGTCAGCGGGTTGCCTTCGCTGATGTCCAAATGGCTGGTCCCGCAGGTATACACCTGGCAGGATCGATTCCCCCACGTCGATCTGTTTCTAGAGGCCCGCCACGCCGAGCCCGCCACCGATGGCTACGCGATCGACTTTCGCATCACTTACGGTGACGGGGTGCCGGACACGGGCAATGCAATCGAATTGTTCCGCGACTGCATCGTGCCGGTCTGCAGCCCGGGTCTGCTCGACAAACAAGCGCCGATCATCCATGCAGAGCAGCTCCTCGAGTACCCGCTGCTGTCGGTGGACTGGCTACCCAGCTTCGCCTCACCGCCCTCCTGGCGCGACTGGTTCGACGCCCAGCAGGTCGATTGCGCGACGTTGAACGATGGTCATCGCGTGTTTTCACTGTCATCCATGGCCATACAGGCCGCCATTGAAAACCGAGGGTTCGTTCTCGCGCAGTACGCCATGGTGTGCGCGGACCTCGAGGCCGGGCACCTGGTCATGCCACTGGCTCGCCCGCTGTTCCTGCCCTCCTCCTACTATCTGATCTGGAGCAACAGCGCCTTCGAGAAACCCTGGGGTCGGGACTTCCATCGGTGGCTGGTCGCGCGTGGCAAAGACCAACATGAGGCAAACCAACGGCTTTATGTTTAG
- a CDS encoding nucleotidyltransferase domain-containing protein, with protein MVSMAVQEEVRSRLRRAEDEHDVKILLAVESGSRAWGFASPNSDYDARFIYVNKPEWYLSVGLEEQRDVIEYPIIDDMDINGWDLRKALRLFWKSNPGFVEWVQSTIIYEHSGSLHERAKELLPHVYSVESGIYHYRSMAKTNYRGYLQSPQVPLKKYFYVLRPLLSVRWLEQFDTPAPIEFDKLRGSIEREPELQQAIDDLLAIKRASPEMGLSPQIIPIQQFIERELHRLETIKPIRSERKEVEPLLSELFRSVLKETWG; from the coding sequence ATGGTTTCTATGGCTGTTCAGGAAGAGGTTCGAAGCCGCCTACGACGCGCGGAGGACGAGCATGATGTAAAAATTCTTTTAGCGGTTGAGTCTGGCAGTCGCGCCTGGGGATTTGCATCTCCCAACAGTGACTACGACGCGCGCTTCATCTACGTAAATAAACCTGAGTGGTATCTCTCGGTCGGCCTTGAAGAGCAACGCGACGTCATCGAGTATCCGATCATTGACGACATGGACATCAATGGCTGGGATCTAAGAAAAGCGCTTAGGCTATTCTGGAAATCAAACCCAGGCTTTGTGGAGTGGGTACAGTCGACCATCATTTACGAACACTCTGGATCCCTTCATGAGCGAGCTAAAGAGTTACTACCGCACGTGTATTCGGTAGAGAGTGGCATCTACCATTATCGCAGCATGGCCAAAACCAACTATAGGGGGTATTTGCAGAGCCCTCAGGTACCGCTGAAAAAATACTTTTACGTATTGCGCCCCTTGTTATCGGTGCGTTGGCTGGAACAGTTTGATACGCCCGCCCCCATAGAGTTTGACAAGCTACGCGGTAGTATCGAAAGAGAGCCCGAGCTTCAGCAAGCTATTGATGACTTACTTGCGATTAAGCGCGCGTCTCCGGAGATGGGCCTATCGCCCCAGATCATCCCCATCCAGCAATTTATTGAGCGTGAACTGCATCGACTTGAAACCATCAAGCCGATCCGTAGCGAACGCAAAGAAGTTGAGCCATTGCTTTCCGAACTGTTTCGCTCTGTGTTGAAAGAAACTTGGGGGTGA
- a CDS encoding acetyl-CoA carboxylase biotin carboxylase subunit — MTQAIHKLLIANRGEIAVRIIRAAKELGIPTVAACSEADVDSQAARMADVVHILGPARADKSYLNIEALLGALKTTGANAVHPGYGFLSENADFAEAVVAAGAIFVGPSAETIRRMGDKAEARRTAQAAGVPVVPGSPGELFDVESALKAAESVGFPLLIKASAGGGGRGIRLAENAEQLSEEFPRSQREAQAAFGNGAVYLERFISRARHIEVQVLGDGQHAVHLFERECSLQRRRQKIFEEAPSPVLSRQQRETLCASAVRLTESLGYKGAGTLEYLYDDATGEFFFIEMNTRIQVEHPVSELITGIDLVQAMLRIARGEPLGFKQSDIRLNGAALQMRLNAEDPARDFFPSPGVVEELTWPQGEGIRVDTHLYQGYRVPPYYDSLLAKLIVHGADRAEALARARVAVRRTTLTGMASTLALHGELLEQPWLHSADFHTGTLETWLAERCNAGDA, encoded by the coding sequence ATGACGCAAGCCATTCATAAATTACTGATCGCGAACCGTGGCGAGATCGCCGTACGGATTATCCGCGCCGCCAAAGAATTGGGGATACCCACCGTTGCTGCGTGCAGTGAGGCGGACGTTGATTCCCAGGCTGCGCGCATGGCCGATGTGGTGCACATTCTCGGCCCGGCCCGTGCCGACAAAAGTTACCTGAACATCGAGGCCTTGCTCGGCGCGTTGAAAACCACGGGCGCCAACGCAGTCCATCCCGGTTACGGCTTTCTGTCGGAGAACGCCGATTTCGCCGAAGCAGTAGTGGCTGCCGGCGCCATTTTCGTCGGCCCGAGCGCGGAGACGATCCGGCGCATGGGCGATAAAGCCGAGGCGCGGCGCACGGCGCAAGCCGCTGGCGTGCCGGTGGTGCCGGGTTCGCCGGGTGAACTGTTCGACGTTGAATCGGCGCTCAAGGCTGCCGAATCCGTTGGCTTCCCGCTGTTGATCAAAGCTTCGGCCGGTGGCGGCGGGCGCGGTATTCGGCTGGCGGAAAACGCCGAGCAACTGAGCGAAGAATTCCCCCGTTCCCAGCGCGAAGCCCAAGCGGCGTTTGGCAATGGAGCGGTGTACCTGGAGCGATTTATCAGCCGGGCCCGGCATATTGAAGTGCAGGTGCTGGGCGACGGTCAGCACGCCGTGCATTTGTTTGAACGCGAGTGTTCGCTGCAACGGCGCCGGCAGAAAATCTTCGAAGAAGCGCCGTCGCCAGTCCTCAGCCGGCAGCAACGGGAAACGCTGTGCGCCAGCGCCGTTCGCCTGACCGAATCCCTGGGCTACAAGGGCGCCGGCACCCTGGAATACCTGTATGACGATGCCACCGGTGAGTTCTTCTTTATCGAGATGAACACGCGGATTCAGGTGGAGCACCCGGTCAGCGAACTGATCACGGGCATCGACCTGGTCCAGGCCATGTTGCGCATCGCTCGCGGCGAGCCGCTGGGTTTCAAGCAAAGCGACATCCGACTCAACGGCGCCGCCCTGCAAATGCGCCTGAACGCCGAAGACCCGGCGCGGGATTTCTTCCCCAGCCCAGGCGTGGTCGAGGAACTGACCTGGCCGCAGGGCGAGGGCATCCGCGTCGACACACATCTGTATCAAGGCTACCGCGTGCCGCCGTACTATGACTCGCTGCTGGCGAAGCTGATTGTTCACGGCGCGGATCGCGCCGAAGCCTTGGCCCGTGCTCGGGTTGCGGTAAGGCGGACCACGCTTACCGGCATGGCCAGCACTTTGGCCTTGCACGGTGAACTGCTGGAACAACCGTGGCTGCACAGCGCCGACTTTCACACCGGCACCCTGGAAACCTGGCTGGCCGAGCGCTGCAACGCAGGTGATGCATGA